A window of the Pyrodictium abyssi genome harbors these coding sequences:
- a CDS encoding carbon-nitrogen hydrolase family protein: MPITVALIHMRLKPLAKKSNLEKARKLVKEAALKGARLVVLPAFVNIGPFFLHYPRTRNRAITRNQAERIPGNTFEYLSMVALENGVYIVAGPLIERAGPKIFLTTIVVSPNGSLLAKYRKIASNGLDEELGISPGRNTVVIDDIGRSIGILAEDDIFYPEVARSLLLEGATAFIATLRPGENENRVKLSLLARSVENNVPILAVGAVFETVDKLVEIPTMVVDPQNGIVEEINEPKDTYLLVEVMEKPSNIRDIVETSLRAKTLAPIYCKAAKDSLVENLAGRYKIASSSEERD, from the coding sequence GTGCCTATAACCGTGGCGCTGATACACATGAGGCTAAAGCCTCTCGCCAAGAAGTCCAACCTCGAGAAGGCCAGGAAGCTAGTCAAGGAGGCCGCTCTCAAGGGAGCTAGGCTGGTCGTGCTGCCAGCCTTCGTGAACATAGGGCCGTTCTTCCTCCACTACCCGCGGACCCGCAACCGAGCCATAACACGGAACCAGGCTGAGCGCATACCCGGGAACACCTTCGAGTACCTCTCCATGGTCGCGCTCGAGAACGGCGTCTACATAGTAGCCGGGCCCCTCATAGAGCGCGCAGGCCCCAAGATATTCCTCACCACGATAGTGGTATCGCCCAACGGCAGCCTCCTAGCGAAGTACAGGAAGATAGCCAGCAACGGGCTCGACGAGGAGCTAGGCATAAGCCCGGGACGCAACACCGTCGTCATAGACGACATAGGGAGGAGCATAGGCATCCTAGCAGAGGACGACATATTCTACCCAGAGGTAGCGCGCAGCCTCCTCCTCGAGGGCGCCACCGCGTTCATAGCCACCCTCCGGCCCGGCGAGAACGAGAACCGGGTAAAGCTCAGCCTACTCGCCCGCAGCGTAGAGAACAACGTCCCCATACTAGCCGTGGGCGCAGTGTTCGAGACCGTAGACAAGCTCGTAGAAATACCCACCATGGTCGTGGACCCGCAGAACGGGATAGTCGAGGAGATAAACGAGCCCAAGGACACCTACCTCCTAGTAGAGGTCATGGAAAAGCCGAGCAACATACGCGACATAGTAGAGACGAGCCTACGCGCCAAGACACTCGCCCCCATATACTGTAAGGCCGCCAAGGACAGCCTTGTGGAGAACCTGGCCGGCCGCTACAAGATAGCCTCCAGCAGCGAGGAAAGAGACTAA